From a region of the Zingiber officinale cultivar Zhangliang chromosome 4B, Zo_v1.1, whole genome shotgun sequence genome:
- the LOC121975909 gene encoding amino-acid permease BAT1 homolog, whose amino-acid sequence MSGKEERNGSTSIDVDSGGARLHELGYKQELKRDLSVLSNFAFSFSIISVLTGITTLYNTGLRYGGTVTMTYGWFVAGFFTMFVGLSMAEICSSYPTSGGLYYWSARLSGREWAPFASWITGWFNIVGQWAVTTSVDFSLAQLLQVIILLSTGGNNGGGYSASKYVVIAFHGGILFVHAIINSLPISWLSLFGQLAAAWNLLGVFVLMILIPTVATERASAKFVFTHFNTENDAGIHSKFYIFVLGLLMSQYTVTGYDASAHMTEETKNADKNGPKGIISSIGISIVVGWGYLLGITFAVTNIPYLLNPDNDAGGYAIAEVFYLAFKNRYGSGVGGIVCLGIVAIAIFFCGMSCVTSNSRMVYAFSRDGAMPLSSFWHKVNKQEVPINAVWLSAFIAFCMALTYLVSMVAFQAMVSIATIGLYIAYALPIFFRVTLARNRFVPGPFNLGRYGAFVGWVAVLWVATITVFFSLPVEYPITKDTLNYTPVAVGGLFVLTIGSWLLTARHWFKGPVTNINS is encoded by the exons ATGTCAGGGAAGGAGGAGCGTAATGGATCCACAAGCATCGACGTCGACTCCGGCGGCGCCCGCCTCCATGAGCTCGGGTACAAGCAGGAGCTCAAGCGCGATCTCTC GGTTCTGTCGAACTTCGCGTTCTCGTTCTCGATCATCTCCGTGCTGACGGGCATCACCACGCTCTACAACACCGGGCTACGGTACGGCGGGACGGTCACCATGACCTACGGGTGGTTCGTCGCCGGCTTCTTCACCATGTTCGTGGGGCTGTCGATGGCGGAGATCTGCTCATCCTACCCGACTTCCGGCGGATTGTACTACTGGAGCGCCAGGCTCTCCGGACGGGAATGGGCGCCTTTCGCCTCCTGGATCACCGGATG GTTTAACATTGTTGGGCAG TGGGCTGTTACAACCAGTGTAGACTTCTCGCTAGCTCAGTTACTTCAAGTGATTATCTTACTTAGTACGGGTGGAAACAATGGAGGAGGGTATTCAGCTTCCAAATACGTGGTCATTGCTTTCCATGGGGGAATTCTCTTTGTCCATGCTATAATAAACAGCCTTCCTATCAGTTGGCTATCATTATTTGGACAGTTAGCTGCTGCATGGAATTTACTAG GTGTGTTCGTCCTAATGATCCTAATACCTACCGTTGCCACTGAAAGGGCCAGCGCTAAATTTGTCTTCACTCATTTTAACACTGAAAATGATGCCGGAATCCACAGCAAATTCTACATCTTTGTTTTAGGACTTCTAATGAGCCAATACACAGTGACGGGATATGATGCATCTGCTCACATG ACAGAGGAAACTAAAAATGCAGACAAGAATGGTCCGAAAGGAATAATTAGTTCCATTGGCATATCAATCGTTGTTGGTTGGGGCTACCTCCTCGGTATCACATTCGCAGTTACCAATATTCCCTATCTTTTAAACCCTGACAATGATGCCGGTGGTTATGCAATTGCTGAAGTATTCTATCTCGCCTTCAAAAATAGATACGGAAGTGGCGTTGGTGGAATTGTTTGCTTAGGTATTGTTGCGATTGCGATATTCTTTTGTGGCATGAGTTGTGTGACAAGTAACTCCAG AATGGTATACGCATTCTCTCGAGATGGAGCCATGCCTTTATCATCATTCTGGCACAAAGTCAACAAACAAGAAGTTCCAATAAATGCAGTTTGGCTCTCTGCTTTCATAGCATTTTGCATGGCGTTGACG TATCTGGTAAGTATGGTGGCGTTCCAAGCAATGGTGTCAATAGCCACCATTGGACTCTACATTGCCTATGCACTGCCTATTTTCTTCCGAGTGACCTTGGCACGCAATAGGTTTGTGCCCGGACCCTTCAACCTCGGCCGCTACGGTGCCTTTGTTGGTTGGGTTGCTGTCCTTTGGGTTGCGACCATCACTGTCTTCTTCTCCTTGCCCGTTGAGTATCCTATAACCAAGGACACCCTCAACTATACCCCCGTTGCGGTCGGTGGCCTCTTCGTCCTCACCATCGGATCGTGGTTGCTGACTGCGAGGCACTGGTTCAAGGGCCCAGTCACCAACATCAATTCTTAA
- the LOC121975910 gene encoding cyclin-H1-1-like, translating to MVDFQSSTHRSRWIFSLEELFEKHKNANQRASKLLEQFGITRLEVHVDGSVSYPEPIFDQKDNAERSIPEPLNCEEEQHMRIFYEQKIQEVCRAFKFPHKIQATAIIYFKRFCLQWSVMEHHPKHIMLTCIYASCKVEENHVSAEELGKGIQFDHQIILNNEMAVYQSLGFDLIVYSPYRSIEGFLEGMQDFLHARDDQKKFQDLLQTSYSEVDRMMLTDGPLLFAPAQLALAALRRANEVHRFLDFERYLNFLVSRQRSTHSASQLLETLNSIDILVAQLNILTADEMKDIDRKLKSCWDPITEDNKKRKKRSKHKSKRTASEMQGLLA from the exons ATGGTGGACTTTCAGAGCTCTACCCATCGTTCAAGGTGGATTTTTTCACTTGAAGAGCTG TTTGAAAAGCATAAGAATGCAAACCAAAGGGCCTCAAAGCTGCTTGAACAG TTTGGCATCACACGGCTGGAAGTTCATGTTGATGGGTCTGTCTCCTACCCTGAACCTATATTTGACCAAAAAGATAATG CCGAGAGGTCCATTCCCGAGCCTCTTAATTGTGAAGAGGAGCAGCATATGCGGATCTTCTATGAGCAAAAAATTCAAGAAGTGTGTCGAGCATTTAAGTTTCCCCATAAGATTCAG GCAACAGCAATTATCTACTTCAAAAGATTTTGTTTGCAGTGGTCTGTCATGGAGCATCACCCGAAACATATAAT GTTAACTTGCATATACGCTTCATGTAAAGTGGAAGAAAATCATGTATCTGCTGAGGAGCTTGGGAAGGGAATTCAGTTTGATCATCAGATTATCCTCAATAATGAAATGGCTGTTTATCAG AGTCTTGGCTTTGATTTAATTGTTTACTCTCCCTACCGGTCAATTGAAGGTTTCCTTGAGGGCATGCAG gattttttacaTGCAAGAGATGACCAAAAGAAGTTTCAG GACTTGCTACAAACTTCATATTCAGAGGTAGATAGGATGATGTTGACCGATGGGCCACTTCTCTTTGCTCCCGCGCAG TTAGCACTGGCTGCCTTGCGCAGAGCAAATGAGGTGCATAGATTCCTTGATTTTGAAAG ATACTTGAATTTCTTGGTGTCTCGCCAGCGGTCTACCCACTCGGCTTCTCAGCTTCTTGAAACTTTGAATTCAATCGATATATTG GTTGCTCAACTTAACATACTGACAGCAGACGAAATGAAGGATATCGATCGAAAACTGAAGAGCTGTTGGGATCCAATCACAGAAGA CAATAAGAAGCGAAAAAAAAGATCAAAACACAAGTCGAAAAGAACTGCAAGTGAGATGCAAGGGCTACTGGCATGA
- the LOC121975911 gene encoding probable linoleate 9S-lipoxygenase 5, which translates to MQTNVLDTITKRLHEKAAPPLEKLSATVVLVKKKNLVPSLLDTLDELVGERVCFHLVSATAGEPGKLNQGRISRPAYLEHWGMPLMTSVVEGESQFNVQFEWNASHGVPGAVIVKNHHHSEFYLKTVTLPKGVPGKSNRIHFVCNSWVYPVKNYNYDRIFFTNDTYLPSQTPKLLKAYREEELVHLRGDHVDGELKDHDRVYAYAYYNDLGEPDKGHDYARPVLGGSKDLPYPRRGRTGRLPTKTDPKSESRLWTLNLDIYVPRDERFGRLKMSDFLGNALKAIVQSLVPSLNMVFDATPMEFDSFQDVLNLFDGGLRLPQLEDNGDQGNDQIPRELVKTDGGRILKLPRPQVIQQDTEAWRSDEEFGREMLAGVNPLIIRRLQEFPPTSKLDRNLYGNHTSSITAAHIEKNMEGRTVEEAMKANKLFILDHHDALMPYLNRINAGDNKIYATRTLLLLKDDGTLKPLAIELSLPHPEGENCGAVNRVFTPAESGVEGSVWSLAKAYAAVNDSGYHQLVSHWLNTHAVMEPFVIATNRQLSVVHPVHKLLSPHNRDTMNINAFARQTLINAGGILELTVFPGKYALEMSAVVYKDWKLTEQGLPDDLLKRGVAVEDPTSPYKLRLLIEDYPYAVDGLAIWSAIETWVTDYCTIYYPDDEVVRADVELQAWWKEVREVGHGDKKDEAWWPKLETVAELTKTCTTIIWVASALHAAVNFGQFPYAGYLPNRPTISRRWMPEPGTPEYAELEKNPDLFFLSTITGQFQTILGVSLIEILSRHSSDEVYLGQRDAQEWTSDKRALEAFERFRQNLIEIENRILRMNRDPKLKNRTGPVKMPYMLLYPNTSDFTRVGGLTGRGIPNSVSI; encoded by the exons ATGCAGACTAACGTGTTGGATACCATCACCAAACGCCTCCACGAGAAGGCGGCGCCTCCTCTTGAGAAGCTGAGCGCGACGGTGGTGCTGGTCAAGAAGAAAAACTTGGTGCCGTCGCTGTTGGACACACTGGATGAATTAGTCGGCGAGCGCGTCTGCTTCCACCTCGTCAGCGCCACCGCCGGCGAACCCG GTAAACTGAATCAAGGAAGAATAAGTCGGCCGGCGTACTTGGAGCACTGGGGGATGCCGCTGATGACGTCGGTGGTCGAAGGCGAGTCGCAGTTCAACGTGCAGTTCGAGTGGAACGCGAGCCACGGGGTTCCCGGCGCCGTCATCGTTAAGAACCACCACCACTCGGAGTTCTACCTCAAGACCGTCACCTTGCCGAAGGGCGTCCCCGGCAAGAGCAACCGCATCCATTTCGTCTGCAATTCCTGGGTTTATCCGGTGAAGAACTACAACTACGATCGCATCTTCTTCACCAACGAC ACGTACCTGCCGAGCCAAACGCCAAAGCTGCTGAAGGCGTACAGAGAGGAAGAGCTCGTCCATCTCAGGGGAGACCACGTCGACGGAGAACTCAAGGACCACGACCGTGTTTACGCCTACGCCTACTACAACGATCTCGGCGAGCCGGACAAAGGCCACGACTACGCCCGCCCTGTCCTCGGCGGCTCCAAGGACTTACCTTATCCTCGCCGGGGACGCACCGGTCGCCTTCCTACCAAGACTG ACCCGAAATCGGAGAGCCGGCTGTGGACGTTGAACCTCGATATCTATGTGCCTCGCGACGAGCGGTTCGGCCGCCTGAAGATGTCGGACTTCCTCGGAAACGCGCTGAAGGCGATTGTCCAGTCGCTGGTACCGTCGCTGAACATGGTGTTCGACGCCACCCCCATGGAATTCGACTCCTTCCAAGACGTGCTGAATCTCTTCGACGGCGGTCTGCGGCTGCCGCAGCTCGAAGATAATGGCGACCAGGGCAACGACCAGATCCCGCGGGAGCTCGTCAAAACCGACGGCGGCAGAATCCTCAAGCTTCCCCGCCCTCAAGTCATCCAAC AGGACACGGAAGCTTGGAGGAGCGACGAGGAGTTTGGAAGAGAGATGTTGGCCGGAGTGAATCCCCTCATCATCAGGCGACTGCAGGAGTTTCCTCCGACCAGCAAGCTTGATCGCAATTTGTACGGCAACCACACCAGCTCTATTACGGCGGCTCACATCGAGAAGAACATGGAAGGCAGAACGGTGGAAGAGGCGATGAAGGCTAACAAGCTGTTCATTTTGGATCATCACGATGCGTTGATGCCCTACTTGAACCGCATCAACGCTGGCGACAACAAGATCTACGCAACCAGGACTCTGCTGCTGCTTAAGGATGACGGCACGCTGAAGCCGCTGGCCATAGAGCTGAGCCTGCCGCACCCTGAGGGAGAGAATTGCGGCGCGGTCAACCGCGTGTTTACGCCCGCGGAGAGTGGCGTCGAGGGCTCCGTTTGGAGCCTCGCCAAGGCTTACGCCGCCGTCAATGACTCCGGCTACCACCAACTCGTCAGCCACTG GCTGAACACGCACGCGGTGATGGAGCCCTTCGTGATCGCCACCAACCGGCAGCTCAGCGTCGTCCACCCTGTGCACAAGCTTCTCAGCCCGCACAACCGCGACACGATGAACATCAACGCCTTCGCTCGTCAGACACTCATCAACGCCGGCGGAATCCTGGAGCTCACTGTCTTCCCCGGGAAATACGCCCTGGAGATGTCCGCCGTCGTCTACAAGGACTGGAAGCTGACAGAGCAAGGGCTCCCCGATGATCTCCTCAAGAG AGGAGTGGCGGTGGAGGATCCGACGAGCCCGTACAAGCTCCGGCTGCTGATCGAGGACTACCCGTACGCCGTCGACGGCCTTGCGATATGGTCGGCGATTGAGACGTGGGTGACCGACTACTGCACCATCTACTACCCCGATGACGAGGTGGTCCGCGCCGACGTCGAGCTGCAGGCGTGGTGGAAGGAGGTGCGCGAGGTCGGGCACGGTGACAAGAAGGACGAGGCCTGGTGGCCCAAGTTGGAGACCGTCGCCGAGCTGACCAAGACCTGCACCACCATCATCTGGGTGGCTTCCGCCCTCCACGCTGCCGTCAATTTCGGGCAGTTCCCCTACGCCGGCTACCTGCCGAACCGCCCCACCATAAGTCGGCGGTGGATGCCGGAGCCGGGGACGCCGGAGTACGCGGAGCTGGAAAAGAACCCGGACCTGTTCTTCCTCTCGACCATCACGGGCCAGTTCCAGACCATCCTTGGCGTGTCGCTGATCGAGATCCTGTCGCGTCACTCGTCGGACGAGGTGTACCTCGGCCAGCGGGACGCGCAGGAGTGGACCTCCGACAAGAGGGCGCTGGAGGCCTTCGAGCGGTTCCGCCAAAACCTGATCGAGATCGAGAACCGGATCCTGAGAATGAACCGGGACCCGAAATTGAAGAACCGGACCGGACCGGTGAAGATGCCCTACATGCTGCTCTACCCCAACACATCCGACTTTACCCGGGTCGGTGGCCTCACCGGCCGCGGGATCCCCAACAGCGTCTCGATTTGA